One stretch of Oncorhynchus masou masou isolate Uvic2021 chromosome 9, UVic_Omas_1.1, whole genome shotgun sequence DNA includes these proteins:
- the LOC135545280 gene encoding octapeptide-repeat protein T2-like has product EREREREREREREREREREREREREGRGRERGRERERERERERERERERERERERERERERERERGGGEGEGEGEGEGEGREREREREGEREGGRERERERRGEGEGEGERERERERERERRGRGEGGREREREREREREREREREREREREREREREREREREGERREREREREGERERGREREREREREREREREREGEREREREREREREREREREERERERERERERERERERERERERRERERERERERERERERERERERERERERERERERERERERERERERERERGEREREREREREREREREREREREGRERERERERERERERERERERERER; this is encoded by the exons gagagagagagagagagagagagagagagagagagggagagggagagagagagagagagagagagagagagagaggggagagggagagagagagggagagagagagagagagagagagagagagagagagagagagagagggagagggagagggagagggagagggagagagagagagagagagagagagagagaggagggggagagggagagggagagggagagggagagggagaggggagagagagagagagagagagagagggagagagagagg gagggagagagagagagagagagaggagaggagagggagagggagagggagagagggagagggagagagagagagagagagagaggagagggagaggggagggagggagagagagagagagagagagagagagggagagggagagggagagggagagggagagggagagggagagggagagagagagagagagagagagggagagggagagagagggagagaggagagagagagagagagagagagagggagagagagagagagggagagagagagagagagagagagagagagagagagagagggagagggagagagagggagagagagagagagagagagagagagagagagagagagagagagaga gggagagagaggagagggagagggagagggagagagagagagagagagagagagagagggagagggagagggagagggagaggagagagagggagagggagagggagagggagagagagagagagagagagagggagagagagagagagagggagagagagagggagagagagagagagagagagagagagagagagagagagagagagagagagagaga gagagagagagagagaggagagagggagagggagagggagagggagagggagagggagagggagagagagagagagagagagagggaggggagagagagagagagagagagagagagagagagagagagggagagagagagagagagggagagagagagagagaga